The stretch of DNA CGGGCGTGCGACCCGTCTCGCGGCAGGCCTCCTCAATGAAGTGCCGCGCCAGACTGGGAATGTCTTCCATCCGCTCCCGCAACGGCGGCAGGTGGATGGGCACGACGTTTAAGCGGTAAAACAGGTCCTTGCGGAATCGCCCCGATCCGATCTCTCGCGGCAGGTCGCGGTTCGTGGTGGCGATCACGTGCACATCGACCGGCGACGGCAGAAGCGAACCGACCCGCTGGACCTCGCGCTCCTGCAACACCCGCAGAAGTTTGGCCTGCAACGACGCCGGCATCTCCGAGATCTCATCGAGCAGCAGCGTGCCGCCGTGCGCCAGTTCGAAGAGGCCGGGCTTCTGACGGATCGCGCCGGTAAACGCCCCCTTCTCGTGGCCAAACAGCTCGCTTTCGAAGAGATGCTCGGGCAGCGCCGCGCAATTGATGGCGCGAAACGGCCCGGTGCGGCGGTTGCCGCGAAAGTGGATCATCCGCGCCACCAGCTCTTTGCCGGTGCCCGATTCCCCGGTGATCAAGACCGTGGCGCGTGTGCTGGCAACGGCATCGATCGTGCCCAGCACGCGATGAATGAAAGGCCATGTCGCAAGGAGGTGGTCGAAAGACAAAGGTGCGGCGGCGGTGGCGGGCACAGTGCGTGAATACATCTCAGTCCATTCTTGCTCCCCGGTGGACCTTTCCGCCCGTGCGCGGCTTATAGGATATACTCAATCCGGATTGCGTTTGGCAGCCCTCGCCCAAAGGATTTGACAAGTTCAGCAACTTTGTGCGGGATTGGCGATGCGGCTAGGAGCGGGACCCTGCCGCTCCGCGATGAAACTTTCGGAAGGACCAAGTCAGAACCGGCGGCGTCACCAGCGTGGTGAGAATGACCATAATCACCACTGCCGAATAGACTTCGGGCAACACGATCTTATGCCCTTGGTAGACGAGCGTGGCGCCAATGCCCGCGAAAATCAATCCCACTTCGCCGCGCGGTACCATTCCCAGCCCGACAATCCAACGGTTGGAGCGCACGCCCGGACGATGGACCACCCCGAATGAACTGATCTGCTTGCCGATGATTGCCGCCAATGTCAGGATCAAGGCGAATCCGAGCACGCTCGCCCTGCCGAAGGTGGCCAAATCGACATCCATGCCCATCTTCACGAAAAAGATCGGGACCAGGAAGAACACCAGCGGCTCCATCACCTCTTCCAGCGAGTGACGGCCGAGATTGGGCTGCTCCCGGTAATGCACTTCATCGAGCACCAATCCGGCGGCAAAAGCGCCGACAATCGGCGCCAGCCCGACCTTGGCGGCGACAAACGCGGTGACAAAGCAGGCCGCCAGCGACGTGATGAGCAGCATGCCATGCACCCGCAGGTAGTTGGCCACGCGGAACAGCGGCTTGTAGGCCATCCGTCCGATGACGATCGCCCCGGTCAGGAACAGCACCGCCTTCGCGATCAGCCAGAGGATTGCCGCCGAGGACATCGACTGTCCGGCATCCGCCGCCTGGATGATCCCGGAGACCACCGCGAGGATGAGGAGACCAAGCACGTCGTCGATCACCGCCGCGCCGAGAATGATGCGCGACTCGTCGGTGTCGATTTTGTTGATGTCCTTGAGCACCCGCGCGGTGATTCCCACCGACGTCGCCGTCAGGATCGCCCCGAGGAAGGCGTGCATGTACTCCGACTCCTCGGGATAGAACCAGATTCCGACACCCCAGCCCAGCAGGAAGGGTCCGACCACGCCGAGAGTCGCAACCAGGAACGAGGACAGCCCGACCCGCATCATCTGACCCAGGTCCGACTCCAGCCCCACTTCGAAGAGGAGGATGATCACGCCGATCTCGGCGAGCACATGGATGGTGGCCAGATGCGACAGCGGCTCAAACCAGTCCAGCCCAACCAGCGCTAGGTTGCCGATCATCACGCCAAACAGCAATTCCCCCAGCACCGCCGGCTGCGCGGCCCGTTGCGCCAGCGCGCCGCCCAATTTGGCTCCGACCATAATGACCGCCAGCGCGATCAGCACCGCGGGGATGCTGTCCCCGGGGCCATCGGCCGTCGCCCCCCACGCGACAGGGGCGGCCATGAGGACCAGAGCGATTGCCGATACGGCCGGAATGCGGAAGCGCATATACCCACGCCGCTTTCTTACGATGGCTGCTCGTCGCCGAATTGACTCAGCGGCCGGCAGATGAACCAGAACTTGGCGGCGTAGTCATCGCCGAAGTAAAGTTCGAACAGGTATTTCCCGTCAAAAACGATGGCCCCGTTGTCCAAAGTGCCATCAAACGGCACCGTGTACTGCCCCGGTTCCTGCGGCCCGATCGAAATGACCGTGATCAACTCGCCGCTGAGGCCATA from bacterium encodes:
- a CDS encoding sigma-54 dependent transcriptional regulator, with product MYSRTVPATAAAPLSFDHLLATWPFIHRVLGTIDAVASTRATVLITGESGTGKELVARMIHFRGNRRTGPFRAINCAALPEHLFESELFGHEKGAFTGAIRQKPGLFELAHGGTLLLDEISEMPASLQAKLLRVLQEREVQRVGSLLPSPVDVHVIATTNRDLPREIGSGRFRKDLFYRLNVVPIHLPPLRERMEDIPSLARHFIEEACRETGRTPVSICPEAMRLLQRYGWPGNVRELENVIARAVIVSDDDVVTVEDLPPELVHGEAPYPTPTVRSGRTIEEVVRELILVTLDAEGHNQTRTAHRLGISTRTLRNKLHEYGVKAHHDSTCLDKGDDSPIEVEVDPQAA
- a CDS encoding cation:proton antiporter, giving the protein MRFRIPAVSAIALVLMAAPVAWGATADGPGDSIPAVLIALAVIMVGAKLGGALAQRAAQPAVLGELLFGVMIGNLALVGLDWFEPLSHLATIHVLAEIGVIILLFEVGLESDLGQMMRVGLSSFLVATLGVVGPFLLGWGVGIWFYPEESEYMHAFLGAILTATSVGITARVLKDINKIDTDESRIILGAAVIDDVLGLLILAVVSGIIQAADAGQSMSSAAILWLIAKAVLFLTGAIVIGRMAYKPLFRVANYLRVHGMLLITSLAACFVTAFVAAKVGLAPIVGAFAAGLVLDEVHYREQPNLGRHSLEEVMEPLVFFLVPIFFVKMGMDVDLATFGRASVLGFALILTLAAIIGKQISSFGVVHRPGVRSNRWIVGLGMVPRGEVGLIFAGIGATLVYQGHKIVLPEVYSAVVIMVILTTLVTPPVLTWSFRKFHRGAAGSRS
- a CDS encoding FlgD immunoglobulin-like domain containing protein; protein product: MRQRFRILLTAALLAVSAPCAAQSPTLTPKADLQYLVNGRRPIWMGPFIRYTVYATTTVEARIYGLSGELITVISIGPQEPGQYTVPFDGTLDNGAIVFDGKYLFELYFGDDYAAKFWFICRPLSQFGDEQPS